The following proteins are co-located in the Massilia litorea genome:
- a CDS encoding TonB-dependent receptor plug domain-containing protein, producing the protein MQRTINNKTVLALSIAAMFASTAQAQDSSATEGGTATVVVTGTRVANRSALDTAAAVDIISADTLKNTGTTEMNQALSVALPSLNFPRPSLTDGTDTIRPATLRGMAPDQTLVLVNSKRRHSSALVNLNGSVGRGSAAVDMNTIPTAIVKNIEVLRDGAAAQYGSDAIAGVINLRLRTDRSGGEGSVTYGARITEYDLWNDVPPSGGTWSGPASRERTDGQSTTVSAWKGLPLGESGYLTIAAEYKDQAKTERGGYDMRQQYPKLANGAFDPRENTINRFNAWYGDPEMQQTTLFANAGNDLGNGMKAYGWASYQKREARSAGYFRPAQDARNIQAIYPDGFLPIIAPTVDDFSMTGGLTWSLGSWDIDTSLGYGKNKMRFEIQNTLNRSIGPSSKTEFDAGGFSYDQLVFNLTGVRTLDVAGLSSPLNIAVGTEVRREGYELFAGEPDSYRYGGQVLANGTPAAPGAQVFPGFRPANEIDTHRTAAGAFVDLEANITPQLLASVAVRAEHYSDFGNSLAGKLAGRYDFSKIFALRGSVQNGFRAPSPQQQNFTSTSTNFINGVPFEITTFKPTDPVAVALGAQPLDAEKSVNVSLGGVLRFDRISLTVDAYRIKIRDRIVLSENLTQANVRNYIASQGFVGVGGGRFFINGVNTTTDGVDIVMNWPVNAGAAGRFDTTLAANFNSTEVTKTPVTAQLAALTPAPVLFDRANIIAIEEGQPKNKFSANVNWKLGQFGATFRATRYGKTMTPGTTAAFDFPLAARTIVDLEGRYALTPKLTLALGADNLFDQYPETLPPALNTTGNTPFSNYSPFGRSGRFVYARANYAF; encoded by the coding sequence ATGCAAAGAACTATCAATAATAAAACGGTGCTGGCCCTGTCGATCGCCGCGATGTTCGCCAGCACGGCCCAGGCACAGGACAGCAGCGCCACCGAAGGCGGCACCGCGACCGTCGTCGTGACCGGCACCCGCGTGGCCAACCGCAGCGCGCTCGACACCGCTGCCGCAGTCGACATCATCTCGGCCGACACCCTGAAAAACACCGGCACCACCGAGATGAATCAGGCTTTGTCGGTCGCTTTGCCTTCCCTGAACTTCCCGCGCCCTTCGCTCACCGACGGTACCGATACGATCCGTCCGGCCACCCTGCGCGGCATGGCGCCTGACCAGACCCTGGTGCTGGTGAACTCGAAGCGCCGCCATTCGTCCGCCCTCGTCAACCTGAACGGTTCCGTCGGCCGCGGCTCGGCGGCGGTCGACATGAACACGATCCCGACCGCGATCGTGAAAAACATCGAGGTGCTGCGCGACGGCGCCGCCGCCCAGTACGGTTCCGATGCGATCGCCGGCGTGATCAACCTGCGCCTGCGCACCGACCGCAGCGGCGGAGAAGGCAGCGTGACGTATGGCGCGCGCATCACCGAATACGACCTGTGGAACGACGTGCCACCAAGCGGCGGCACCTGGAGCGGTCCCGCCTCGCGCGAGCGCACCGACGGCCAGAGCACCACGGTCAGCGCCTGGAAAGGTCTGCCATTGGGCGAGTCCGGCTACCTGACCATCGCCGCCGAATACAAGGACCAGGCGAAGACCGAACGCGGCGGCTACGACATGCGCCAGCAATACCCGAAACTGGCGAACGGCGCCTTCGATCCGCGCGAAAACACGATCAATCGTTTTAACGCCTGGTACGGCGACCCGGAAATGCAGCAGACGACCCTGTTCGCGAACGCCGGCAACGATCTCGGCAACGGGATGAAGGCCTATGGCTGGGCCAGCTACCAGAAACGCGAAGCGCGTTCGGCCGGCTACTTCCGCCCGGCCCAGGATGCGCGCAACATCCAGGCGATCTATCCGGACGGCTTCCTGCCGATCATCGCCCCGACCGTGGACGATTTTTCCATGACCGGCGGCCTCACCTGGTCGCTGGGCAGCTGGGACATCGACACCTCGCTCGGCTACGGCAAGAACAAGATGCGGTTCGAGATCCAGAACACGCTGAACCGTTCGATCGGCCCGTCGAGCAAGACCGAATTCGACGCCGGCGGCTTTTCGTATGACCAGCTGGTGTTCAACCTGACCGGCGTGCGCACGCTGGACGTGGCCGGCCTGTCGTCGCCGCTGAACATCGCGGTCGGCACCGAAGTGCGGCGCGAAGGCTATGAACTGTTCGCCGGCGAACCGGATTCCTACCGCTACGGCGGCCAGGTGCTGGCCAACGGCACCCCGGCCGCACCGGGCGCGCAGGTCTTCCCGGGCTTCCGTCCGGCCAACGAGATCGACACCCACCGCACCGCGGCCGGCGCCTTCGTCGACCTGGAAGCGAACATCACGCCGCAATTGCTGGCCTCGGTCGCCGTGCGCGCCGAACATTATTCCGACTTCGGCAACAGCCTGGCCGGCAAGCTGGCGGGACGCTACGATTTCAGTAAAATCTTCGCCCTGCGCGGTTCGGTCCAGAACGGCTTCCGCGCGCCGTCGCCGCAGCAGCAGAATTTCACGTCGACCTCGACCAATTTCATTAACGGCGTGCCGTTCGAGATCACGACCTTCAAACCGACCGACCCGGTCGCCGTCGCCCTCGGCGCCCAGCCGCTCGACGCCGAGAAATCGGTCAACGTGTCGCTCGGCGGCGTGCTGCGCTTCGACCGCATCAGCCTGACGGTCGATGCCTACCGGATCAAAATCCGCGACCGCATCGTGCTGTCGGAAAACCTGACGCAGGCGAACGTGCGCAACTACATCGCCTCGCAAGGTTTTGTCGGCGTGGGCGGCGGGCGCTTCTTCATCAACGGCGTCAACACCACCACCGACGGCGTCGACATCGTCATGAACTGGCCGGTGAATGCCGGCGCGGCAGGGCGCTTCGACACCACCCTGGCGGCCAATTTCAACAGCACGGAAGTGACCAAGACCCCGGTCACGGCCCAGCTGGCGGCATTGACCCCGGCGCCGGTGCTGTTCGACCGCGCCAACATCATCGCGATCGAGGAAGGCCAGCCGAAGAACAAGTTCAGCGCCAACGTGAACTGGAAGCTGGGCCAGTTCGGCGCCACCTTCCGCGCCACCCGCTACGGCAAGACGATGACGCCGGGTACCACCGCCGCCTTCGACTTCCCGCTGGCCGCACGCACCATCGTCGACCTCGAGGGCCGTTACGCCCTGACGCCGAAGCTGACGCTGGCGCTCGGCGCCGACAACCTGTTCGACCAGTATCCGGAAACGCTGCCGCCGGCGCTGAACACGACGGGCAACACGCCGTTCTCGAACTACTCGCCATTCGGCCGCTCCGGCCGTTTCGTGTACGCCCGCGCCAACTACGCGTTTTAA
- a CDS encoding zinc-dependent alcohol dehydrogenase family protein, with amino-acid sequence MRAYQILPGDNIDGLQCVNFPERELANGEVRVRVHAVSLNYRDLMVASGNYLVNVDDPIIPCSDGAGEVLAVGHGVTRLQVGDRVAASFFPYWQDGRTCATKIRHALGGDIDGVLAEEVVLHEDALVKIPPQLSYVDASTMPCAGVTAWNAMFESSNAIKPGDTVLLLGTGGVSVLGLQLAKAAGLRTIITSSSDDKLQRARALGAHHTINYRSTPEWQEEVLRATHGMGADVVLEVGGQGTVNRSVASCAMGGSVAIIGGVSGFGGEVNPATLLAGAKRMVGIFVGSRRMLEQVMGFAAISEIKPVVDRVFGFDEAKEAYRYMESGSHFGKVVIAVTA; translated from the coding sequence ATGCGGGCTTACCAGATTCTGCCGGGCGACAACATCGACGGCTTGCAGTGCGTGAATTTCCCCGAGCGAGAATTGGCGAATGGTGAAGTCCGGGTACGGGTGCACGCGGTCTCGCTGAATTACCGCGACCTCATGGTTGCCAGCGGCAATTATCTGGTGAATGTGGACGATCCCATCATTCCCTGCTCCGACGGCGCCGGCGAAGTGCTCGCCGTCGGGCATGGCGTCACCCGGCTGCAGGTGGGCGACCGCGTCGCCGCTTCCTTTTTTCCCTACTGGCAGGACGGGCGCACCTGCGCCACCAAAATCCGCCATGCGCTCGGCGGAGACATCGACGGCGTACTCGCCGAAGAAGTGGTATTGCACGAGGATGCCCTGGTCAAAATTCCGCCGCAACTGAGCTATGTGGACGCGTCGACCATGCCCTGCGCCGGCGTCACCGCCTGGAATGCGATGTTTGAATCGAGCAATGCCATCAAGCCGGGCGATACCGTGCTGCTGCTGGGCACCGGCGGCGTCTCGGTGCTGGGCCTGCAACTGGCGAAAGCGGCCGGACTGCGCACCATCATCACCTCGTCCAGCGACGACAAACTGCAGCGCGCGCGCGCACTGGGCGCTCACCACACGATCAATTACCGCAGCACGCCGGAGTGGCAGGAAGAGGTATTACGGGCGACCCATGGCATGGGGGCGGACGTGGTGCTGGAAGTGGGCGGGCAGGGCACCGTCAACCGCTCGGTGGCGTCCTGCGCCATGGGCGGCAGCGTCGCCATCATCGGCGGCGTCAGCGGCTTCGGCGGCGAAGTCAATCCGGCCACCCTGCTGGCCGGCGCCAAGCGCATGGTCGGCATCTTCGTCGGCAGCCGCAGGATGCTGGAGCAGGTGATGGGCTTTGCCGCCATCAGCGAAATAAAACCGGTGGTCGACCGGGTGTTCGGGTTCGACGAAGCGAAGGAAGCCTACCGTTACATGGAATCGGGCTCGCACTTCGGCAAGGTCGTGATCGCGGTGACTGCCTAG
- a CDS encoding glutaminyl-peptide cyclotransferase gives MLKPTATASAILALVLASCVSTAAVAAIPVYGFIVKNTYPHDPQAFTQGLFFRDGQLYETTGIIGRSTLRRVELKSGKVVQKTELPKEVFGEGSTAVGENILGLTWQSKTGYVFDAKTFAMKAKFPYEGEGWGLASDAKNVYMSDGSASIRVLDPGTLKELRRVQVTAEGKPIDSLNELEIVDGELFANVWGTDVIARIDPASGKVTGWIDLTNLLPREKRGTNSVDAVLNGIAYDGKHRKLYVTGKFWPKLFEIELVRFEGR, from the coding sequence ATGCTGAAACCCACTGCCACTGCTTCTGCCATCCTTGCCCTTGTCCTCGCAAGCTGCGTCAGCACCGCCGCCGTGGCGGCCATTCCCGTCTACGGCTTCATCGTCAAGAACACCTATCCGCACGATCCGCAAGCGTTCACGCAGGGCTTGTTCTTCCGCGACGGCCAGCTCTACGAGACCACCGGCATCATCGGCCGCTCGACCCTGCGCCGCGTCGAACTGAAAAGCGGCAAAGTGGTACAGAAGACCGAGCTGCCGAAAGAGGTGTTCGGCGAGGGTTCCACGGCCGTCGGCGAGAACATCCTCGGCCTGACCTGGCAATCGAAGACGGGCTATGTGTTCGACGCCAAAACGTTTGCGATGAAAGCGAAGTTCCCCTACGAGGGAGAAGGCTGGGGCCTGGCCAGCGACGCGAAGAACGTCTACATGAGCGACGGCAGCGCCAGCATCCGCGTGCTCGATCCGGGCACCCTGAAAGAGCTGCGGCGGGTGCAGGTCACGGCCGAGGGCAAGCCGATCGATTCCCTGAACGAGCTGGAAATCGTCGACGGCGAACTGTTTGCGAACGTCTGGGGCACCGACGTCATTGCCCGCATCGATCCCGCCAGCGGCAAGGTGACGGGCTGGATCGACCTGACCAATCTGCTGCCGCGCGAAAAACGCGGCACCAACTCGGTCGATGCCGTACTCAACGGCATTGCCTACGATGGCAAGCACCGCAAGCTGTATGTGACGGGTAAATTCTGGCCGAAGCTGTTCGAAATCGAGCTGGTGCGCTTCGAGGGACGATAA
- a CDS encoding DUF6644 family protein, whose translation MAQGAGVLDALAATPLAGAMRESAWLYPIVEIVHIAGFSVLVGSVVLFDLRVLGCATSLPLAALGRHLLRWALASLVLVIPAGLLLFSAHPGELAANPVFLLKLTLIALAGCNALAFHLLPYRSVAGWDRERAAPLLARLGAGLSILLWLGVISCGRMLAYV comes from the coding sequence ATGGCGCAGGGCGCCGGCGTATTGGACGCCCTGGCGGCCACGCCCCTGGCTGGCGCGATGCGCGAAAGCGCCTGGCTGTATCCGATCGTCGAGATCGTCCACATCGCCGGTTTTTCGGTATTGGTCGGCAGCGTGGTGCTGTTCGACCTGCGCGTGCTGGGCTGTGCGACAAGCCTGCCGCTCGCCGCCCTCGGCCGGCACCTGCTGCGCTGGGCGCTGGCGAGCCTGGTCCTCGTGATTCCGGCCGGACTGCTGCTGTTCAGTGCGCACCCGGGCGAGCTGGCGGCGAATCCCGTTTTTTTGCTGAAACTGACCCTGATCGCCCTCGCCGGCTGCAACGCCCTCGCCTTCCACCTGCTGCCGTATCGCAGCGTGGCCGGCTGGGACCGCGAGCGCGCCGCGCCGCTGCTGGCCCGGCTGGGCGCCGGCCTGTCGATCCTGCTCTGGCTGGGCGTCATCAGCTGCGGCCGCATGCTCGCCTATGTCTGA
- a CDS encoding DUF6152 family protein — protein MKRLILLAAGLVFSAGTLAHHGWSEYESDKPLDLTGTIEQAGYEQPHGFVRLKTADKTWLVVLAPPSRMENRGLMKEKLVPGQRASVHGYPHRSKADEMRAENITIEGKTTELR, from the coding sequence ATGAAACGCCTGATCCTGCTCGCCGCCGGGCTCGTTTTCAGCGCCGGCACCCTGGCCCACCACGGCTGGAGCGAATACGAGTCCGACAAGCCGCTTGACCTGACGGGCACCATCGAGCAGGCCGGCTACGAGCAGCCGCACGGTTTCGTGCGCCTGAAAACCGCGGATAAAACCTGGCTAGTGGTGCTGGCGCCGCCCTCGCGCATGGAAAACCGCGGCCTGATGAAGGAGAAACTGGTGCCGGGCCAGCGCGCCAGCGTGCACGGCTACCCGCACCGCAGCAAGGCAGACGAGATGCGCGCCGAAAACATCACGATCGAGGGCAAGACCACGGAGCTGCGCTGA
- a CDS encoding DUF6624 domain-containing protein: MDERLWLAAPQRGRRTGRARRLARGPATQWGPALPAPGGAPAGAVRARWRSAAHVPGHGLRPAGGQGGRPQRYGTQLRQVDACRWDYYLLDDPQRVEARRKRLGLPSLEEHIRGINDAAASENCPAAHPVAASPVR; this comes from the coding sequence GTGGATGAACGCCTGTGGCTGGCCGCGCCGCAGCGTGGAAGGCGTACAGGCCGCGCGCGGCGCCTGGCTCGTGGCCCAGCAACGCAGTGGGGACCTGCCCTTCCAGCGCCAGGTGGTGCGCCAGCTGGAGCTGTCCGTGCTCGATGGCGAAGCGCCGCCCATGTACCTGGCCACGGCCTCCGACCGGCTGGCGGTCAGGGAGGCCGGCCGCAGCGCTATGGCACCCAGCTGCGCCAGGTCGACGCCTGCCGCTGGGATTATTACCTGCTGGACGATCCACAAAGGGTCGAGGCCCGCCGCAAGCGACTGGGCCTGCCGTCGCTCGAAGAACACATACGCGGCATCAACGATGCGGCCGCCAGCGAAAACTGCCCGGCAGCGCACCCGGTCGCGGCCTCACCTGTCCGCTAA
- a CDS encoding zinc-binding alcohol dehydrogenase family protein, protein MKAIAAFAALPATDEQSLQDITLPDPVATGHDILVEVHAVSVNPVDTKVRRGLPAEAQAEPRVLGWDASGIVRAVGPEVTLFRPGDRVWYAGAINRPGSNSQLQLVDERIVGRMPNKLGFAEAAALPLTAITAWELLFDRLGLQFGGHQGEKLLVVGAAGGVGSILVQLARQLTGITVIGTASRPETREWARIFGAHHVIDHGTPLDTALTGAGLGEVDYAISLTHTDKHFNALVNAIKPQGKLALIDDPEPIDVRLLKRKSISLHWELMFTRSLFNTPDLQAQHRLLNEVAQLVEDGRIRTTLAQNMGPINAANLRRAHAFIESGAASGKVVLEGFGD, encoded by the coding sequence ATGAAAGCCATCGCCGCATTTGCCGCGCTCCCCGCCACCGACGAGCAATCCCTGCAGGACATCACGCTGCCCGATCCGGTCGCCACCGGCCACGACATCCTGGTCGAGGTGCATGCCGTTTCCGTAAACCCGGTCGACACCAAGGTGCGCCGTGGCTTGCCGGCCGAAGCGCAAGCTGAACCACGCGTGCTCGGCTGGGATGCGAGCGGCATCGTGCGCGCCGTGGGCCCGGAGGTGACGCTGTTCCGCCCCGGCGACCGCGTCTGGTATGCCGGCGCCATTAACCGTCCGGGCAGCAACAGCCAATTGCAGCTGGTCGACGAGCGCATCGTCGGGCGCATGCCGAACAAGCTCGGCTTTGCCGAAGCGGCGGCGCTGCCGCTGACGGCGATCACGGCCTGGGAACTGCTGTTCGACCGCCTCGGCCTGCAGTTCGGCGGCCATCAGGGAGAGAAGCTGCTGGTGGTCGGCGCCGCCGGCGGCGTCGGCTCGATCCTGGTCCAACTGGCGCGCCAGCTGACGGGCATCACCGTGATCGGCACCGCCTCGCGCCCGGAAACGCGCGAGTGGGCGCGCATCTTCGGCGCCCATCACGTGATCGACCACGGCACGCCGCTCGACACCGCCTTGACCGGCGCCGGCCTGGGTGAAGTCGACTACGCGATCAGCCTGACCCACACCGATAAACATTTCAATGCGCTCGTGAATGCGATCAAGCCGCAAGGAAAACTGGCGCTGATCGACGATCCGGAACCGATCGACGTGCGCCTGTTAAAACGCAAGAGCATCTCCCTGCATTGGGAGCTGATGTTTACGCGGTCCCTGTTCAACACGCCCGACCTGCAAGCCCAGCACCGCCTGCTGAACGAAGTGGCGCAGCTGGTCGAGGATGGCCGTATCCGCACCACGCTGGCCCAGAACATGGGTCCGATCAACGCTGCCAACCTGCGCCGCGCCCATGCCTTTATCGAGAGCGGCGCGGCCAGCGGCAAAGTGGTACTCGAGGGTTTCGGAGACTAG
- a CDS encoding LysR family transcriptional regulator: MKLDAMALFAQVAASGSFTGAALAAGLPKSTVSARVAELESALGVRLLHRTTRRLSLTAAGQVYLIHCQAMLDAANAADAAISRLRDEPAGHLRLTAPEASGILLLPPLLAAFHARHPAVTVECVITDAHLDLVAERIDLALRTGQLGDSSFVSRRVGAVRRVLVAAPAYLAAHGAPQHPADLSRQRLLLHDVLPQWPLHSDGKVVHVSAAGAPLRANNLNTLRGLTLAGAGIALLPWFMVREALLDASLQLVLPEHPPTDNTYYAVYPGRSHRPAALSALLEFIDQFGLASYLA; the protein is encoded by the coding sequence ATGAAACTCGATGCCATGGCCTTGTTCGCCCAGGTCGCGGCAAGCGGCAGCTTTACCGGGGCCGCCCTGGCCGCCGGCTTGCCGAAGTCGACCGTCAGCGCGCGGGTGGCGGAGCTCGAAAGTGCCCTCGGCGTGCGTCTGCTGCACCGGACCACGCGCCGCCTGAGCCTGACGGCCGCCGGCCAGGTGTATTTGATCCACTGCCAGGCGATGCTCGACGCCGCCAACGCGGCCGATGCGGCGATCTCCCGGCTGCGCGACGAACCGGCGGGTCACCTGCGCCTGACCGCGCCGGAAGCGTCGGGCATCCTGCTGCTGCCGCCGCTGCTGGCCGCTTTCCATGCACGCCATCCGGCCGTCACCGTCGAATGCGTGATCACCGATGCCCACCTCGACCTGGTGGCGGAGCGCATCGATCTTGCCCTGCGCACGGGCCAGCTCGGCGATTCTTCCTTCGTCTCGCGCCGCGTGGGGGCGGTGCGGCGCGTGCTGGTCGCCGCTCCCGCTTACCTGGCGGCGCATGGCGCGCCTCAGCACCCGGCCGACCTGTCGCGTCAACGCCTGCTGCTGCACGATGTGCTGCCGCAGTGGCCGCTGCACAGCGACGGTAAAGTCGTGCACGTCTCCGCCGCCGGCGCCCCACTGCGCGCCAACAATTTGAACACCCTGCGCGGGCTGACGCTGGCCGGCGCCGGCATCGCCTTGTTACCCTGGTTCATGGTGCGCGAGGCGCTGCTCGACGCCAGCCTGCAACTGGTGCTGCCCGAGCACCCGCCCACCGACAACACCTATTACGCCGTCTATCCCGGCCGCAGCCACCGTCCCGCCGCCCTCAGCGCCTTGCTCGAATTTATCGATCAATTCGGCCTGGCAAGTTACCTCGCCTGA
- a CDS encoding (2Fe-2S)-binding protein yields the protein MTAPERYPLTLRINGQDHQIDTEAWVTLLDLLRERLDLTGSKKGCDHGQCGACTVLVDGRRINSCMTLAVMQNGREITTIEGLAKENELHPLQQAFIDNDAFQCGYCTPGQICSAVGLINEGQAKTVAEVRELMSGNVCRCGAYPGIRKAVCQVAGIKDGDNAVHAIVPATVPA from the coding sequence ATGACCGCTCCCGAGCGCTATCCGCTCACCCTGCGCATCAACGGGCAAGACCACCAGATAGACACCGAAGCCTGGGTGACGCTGCTCGACCTGCTGCGCGAGCGCCTCGACCTGACGGGTTCGAAAAAAGGCTGCGACCACGGCCAGTGCGGCGCCTGTACCGTCCTCGTCGACGGCAGGCGCATCAACTCCTGCATGACCCTGGCCGTGATGCAGAACGGCCGCGAGATCACGACCATCGAGGGCCTGGCCAAGGAAAATGAACTGCATCCGTTGCAGCAGGCCTTCATCGACAACGACGCCTTCCAGTGCGGTTACTGCACGCCCGGCCAGATCTGCTCGGCGGTCGGCCTGATCAATGAGGGACAAGCGAAAACCGTGGCCGAGGTGCGCGAGCTGATGAGCGGGAACGTCTGCCGCTGCGGCGCCTATCCGGGCATCCGCAAGGCCGTCTGCCAGGTGGCCGGCATCAAGGATGGCGACAACGCCGTCCACGCCATCGTTCCCGCGACGGTGCCGGCATGA